The Dokdonella koreensis DS-123 genome has a segment encoding these proteins:
- a CDS encoding helix-turn-helix transcriptional regulator, with translation MARPLDRFARLLDCDTEKKLQRQISRCALSAGFECWTYTVSLSASTRAPYVLSEEPRSGISDHLQLLCRSNEPMMAHCRQHATPLVWTAEPAIEGTDGTPPCRLLEDATGSGLQAIIGVPVHGLGCRWGVVVVATYHPLKRREVVSRLPQVQLLATYVHEAGHRYAAEMTRDDQIHLTVREIECLRWTSLGKTGWEISRLLSISERTVVFHLENASHKLGVFSRHQAVARAIALDLLQPSDPLTAPVLPGYNRDLAPG, from the coding sequence ATGGCCAGACCGCTGGACCGATTTGCTCGGCTGCTCGATTGCGATACCGAGAAGAAGCTGCAACGGCAGATCAGCCGCTGCGCGCTCTCCGCCGGATTCGAATGCTGGACCTACACGGTCAGCCTTTCGGCCTCGACCAGGGCACCCTACGTGCTCAGCGAGGAGCCGCGCAGCGGCATCTCCGACCACCTCCAGCTCCTGTGCCGCAGCAACGAACCGATGATGGCGCATTGCCGCCAGCACGCCACGCCGCTGGTGTGGACCGCCGAGCCGGCCATTGAAGGAACCGACGGCACGCCTCCGTGCCGGCTCCTGGAGGATGCCACCGGATCGGGGCTGCAGGCCATCATCGGCGTGCCGGTCCACGGCCTCGGCTGCCGCTGGGGCGTGGTCGTCGTGGCGACCTACCATCCGTTGAAGCGACGCGAAGTGGTCAGCCGGCTGCCGCAGGTGCAACTGCTGGCCACCTACGTCCACGAGGCCGGCCATCGCTATGCCGCAGAGATGACCCGCGACGACCAGATCCATCTGACCGTGCGCGAGATCGAATGCCTGCGCTGGACTTCGCTCGGCAAGACCGGCTGGGAGATCAGCCGGCTGCTCAGCATTTCCGAGCGCACGGTCGTCTTCCATCTGGAGAACGCCTCGCACAAGCTCGGCGTCTTCAGCCGGCACCAGGCCGTCGCGCGCGCGATCGCGCTGGACCTGCTGCAACCGTCCGATCCGTTAACGGCGCCGGTGCTTCCAGGGTACAATCGCGACCTCGCGCCGGGTTAG
- the uvrD gene encoding DNA helicase II, protein MDVSHLLDALNPAQREAVSTPAGHCLVLAGAGSGKTRVLTHRIGWLLEVERVSPWSILAVTFTNKAAGEMRTRTEGLVGNDARGLTIGTFHGIAHRLLRRHWREAGLPETFQILDADDQQRLVKRTIQGLGLDEARFPPRQAAWFINGAKDEGRRPDAIAADGNPLAQTLVDIYRAYENACRRAGLVDFAELLLRAHELWLNDDALLAHYRERWRHLLIDEFQDTNTLQYAWIRVLAGTTAQVFVVGDDDQAIYGWRGARVENVQHFLRDFPDAATIRLEQNYRSTSNILGAANAVIANNRDRLGKQLWTAGPAGAPIEVYAAYNEQDEARYVVDRIGEHIDGGGSAADVAVLYRSNAQSRNFEEHLIQRDIPYRVYGGLRYFERAEIKDALAYLRLLANRHDDAAFERVVNTPPRGIGDRTVDALRRRARRDDASLWEASLAELAGAELAGRAKNALRAFLELIDALARECLSPEAAGDVPADAVIDEPLSLQKQVELAIGRTGLRDFYESDSRGGAESRVENLDELVNVADRFEPTPEDVEAGLSRLGAFLAHAALEAGEGQGEAWQSCVQLMTLHSAKGLEFPLVFLVGLEDGLFPSQKSMEEPGRLAEERRLAYVGITRARERLVLTYAESRRLHGMEMYGRPSRFLAEIPRELLHEVRPRVQVSRPVFAGPRALAAEPDAQGLSLGQRVRHETFGEGVVVDFEGSGNHMRVQVNFEDSGQKWLVLAYARLSPLNGA, encoded by the coding sequence ATGGATGTTTCCCACCTGCTGGACGCGCTGAATCCTGCGCAGCGCGAAGCCGTGAGCACGCCGGCGGGCCACTGCCTCGTGCTGGCGGGTGCCGGCTCCGGCAAGACCCGGGTACTCACGCACCGCATCGGCTGGCTGCTCGAGGTCGAACGCGTCTCGCCCTGGTCGATCCTCGCGGTGACCTTCACCAACAAGGCCGCCGGCGAGATGCGCACGCGGACCGAGGGGCTGGTCGGCAACGACGCCCGCGGGCTGACGATCGGCACGTTCCACGGCATCGCCCACCGGCTGCTGCGCCGCCACTGGCGCGAGGCGGGCCTGCCCGAGACGTTCCAGATCCTGGACGCCGACGACCAGCAGCGGCTGGTCAAGCGCACGATCCAGGGACTCGGGCTGGACGAGGCACGCTTTCCGCCACGCCAGGCCGCCTGGTTCATCAACGGCGCCAAGGACGAAGGCCGGCGTCCCGACGCGATCGCCGCCGACGGCAATCCGCTGGCCCAGACCCTGGTCGACATCTACCGCGCCTACGAGAACGCCTGCCGCCGCGCCGGTCTCGTCGACTTCGCCGAGCTGCTGCTGCGCGCCCACGAGCTGTGGCTCAACGACGACGCCCTGCTCGCGCACTACCGGGAGCGCTGGCGGCACCTGTTGATCGACGAGTTCCAGGACACCAACACGCTGCAGTACGCCTGGATCCGCGTGCTGGCCGGAACGACCGCCCAGGTGTTCGTGGTCGGCGACGACGACCAGGCGATCTACGGTTGGCGCGGTGCGCGCGTGGAGAACGTGCAGCATTTCCTGCGCGACTTCCCCGATGCGGCCACGATCCGGCTCGAACAGAACTACCGCTCGACCTCCAACATCCTCGGCGCCGCCAATGCCGTGATCGCGAACAACCGCGACCGCCTCGGCAAGCAGCTGTGGACGGCGGGCCCGGCCGGCGCGCCGATCGAGGTCTACGCGGCGTACAACGAACAGGACGAGGCCCGCTATGTGGTCGACCGCATCGGCGAGCACATCGACGGCGGTGGATCGGCGGCGGACGTGGCCGTGCTCTATCGATCCAACGCGCAATCGCGCAACTTCGAAGAGCACCTGATCCAGCGCGACATTCCGTATCGCGTCTACGGCGGCCTGCGCTACTTCGAACGCGCCGAGATCAAGGACGCGCTGGCGTACCTGCGCCTGCTCGCCAATCGCCACGACGATGCGGCGTTCGAGCGCGTCGTCAACACGCCGCCCCGCGGCATCGGCGACCGCACGGTCGATGCACTGCGGCGGCGTGCGCGCCGGGACGACGCCTCGCTGTGGGAGGCCTCTCTGGCGGAGCTTGCCGGCGCGGAGCTGGCCGGCCGCGCGAAGAACGCGCTGCGCGCATTCCTGGAGCTGATCGATGCGCTGGCGCGCGAATGCCTGAGTCCGGAGGCGGCAGGTGACGTCCCGGCCGATGCCGTGATCGACGAGCCGCTGTCGCTGCAAAAGCAGGTCGAGCTCGCGATCGGGCGCACCGGCCTGCGCGACTTCTACGAATCGGACTCGCGCGGCGGTGCCGAATCGCGCGTCGAAAACCTCGACGAACTCGTCAACGTCGCCGACCGGTTCGAGCCGACGCCCGAGGACGTAGAGGCGGGATTGTCGCGCCTCGGCGCCTTCCTGGCCCATGCCGCGCTCGAAGCGGGCGAAGGCCAGGGGGAAGCCTGGCAATCGTGCGTCCAGCTGATGACGCTGCACTCGGCCAAGGGCCTGGAGTTTCCGCTGGTCTTCCTGGTGGGGCTCGAGGACGGGCTGTTTCCGAGCCAGAAGTCGATGGAGGAACCCGGCCGCCTGGCCGAGGAGCGGCGGCTGGCCTATGTCGGCATCACGCGGGCACGCGAGCGCCTGGTGCTGACCTACGCCGAATCACGCCGCCTGCACGGCATGGAGATGTACGGCCGGCCGTCGCGTTTCCTGGCCGAGATCCCGCGCGAGCTGCTGCACGAGGTGCGTCCCCGGGTGCAGGTCAGCCGGCCGGTGTTCGCCGGACCGCGTGCCCTGGCGGCCGAACCGGACGCCCAGGGCCTTTCCCTGGGCCAGCGCGTCCGCCACGAGACCTTCGGGGAAGGCGTCGTCGTCGACTTCGAAGGCAGCGGCAACCACATGCGTGTGCAGGTCAATTTCGAGGACAGCGGACAGAAGTGGCTGGTGCTCGCCTACGCCCGGCTTTCGCCTCTGAACGGCGCGTGA
- a CDS encoding outer membrane beta-barrel protein, which yields MNRNLHAIALAAIGLFATTASHAQDSGFYFGIGAGSSEYNDTLRRQIFDAYEGNASYAVESARLSDKSGSAFKFTAGYRFTPWLSGELAYATLGEAHSDFRLNSIAPLTSGTAAIEGEYKLHGISAVAVGEIPLGTDFSASLRAGLVFSRLEYAERGTSASDTPHRFSADDEDKTRPIAGIGLAWNIDPTWSLRLDWDRWFRVGNRFALTEGGNGRFDHVDAYTLNLIWRMPR from the coding sequence ATGAACCGGAACCTCCACGCGATCGCCCTCGCCGCCATCGGCCTGTTTGCGACGACCGCGAGCCATGCCCAGGACAGCGGGTTCTATTTCGGCATCGGCGCCGGCTCGAGCGAGTACAACGACACCCTGCGCCGCCAGATCTTCGACGCCTACGAAGGCAATGCCAGCTACGCGGTCGAGTCGGCCCGGCTCAGCGACAAGAGCGGCAGCGCGTTCAAGTTCACGGCCGGCTACCGCTTCACGCCGTGGCTGAGCGGCGAACTGGCCTATGCCACGCTCGGCGAAGCGCACAGCGACTTCCGGCTGAACTCGATCGCCCCGCTGACCAGCGGTACCGCCGCCATCGAGGGCGAATACAAGCTGCACGGCATCAGCGCGGTCGCCGTCGGCGAGATCCCTCTCGGCACCGATTTCTCCGCTTCGCTGCGGGCCGGCCTGGTGTTCTCGCGGCTCGAGTACGCCGAGCGCGGCACGTCCGCCAGCGATACCCCGCACCGCTTCAGCGCCGACGACGAGGACAAGACGCGGCCGATCGCCGGTATCGGGCTGGCCTGGAACATCGACCCCACGTGGAGCCTGCGCCTGGACTGGGACCGCTGGTTCCGCGTCGGCAACCGGTTTGCCCTCACCGAGGGCGGCAACGGTCGCTTCGACCACGTCGACGCCTATACGCTGAATCTCATCTGGCGCATGCCGCGGTAA
- the coaBC gene encoding bifunctional phosphopantothenoylcysteine decarboxylase/phosphopantothenate--cysteine ligase CoaBC, translated as MTSASLAKRRILLGVSGGVAAYKAAYLVRRLGEAGAEVQVVLTENAARFVTALTFQALSGRPVRTSLWDEAAEAAMGHIELARWADQIVVAPASADLIARLAHGHADDLLTTLCLASAAPIALAPAMNQQMWAQPVTQANLSLLRGRGMQVIGPGVGDQACGDVGAGRMSEPEDIVAALAPGGRGSLLAGKRVLVDAGPTHEPIDPVRFIGNRSSGRMGFAVAAAAAAQGAEVVLVAGPVALATPAGVRRVDVRSAAEMHTAVLAEAGAADIFIATAAVADYRPETVSPSKLKKTGGAIELKLVQNADILADVAALPGRPFVVGFAAETDNVEGYARGKLERKNLDMIAANRVADNIGFECAENALLLLWDGGREELERADKQVLAARLIERIAERYRPRGG; from the coding sequence ATGACATCAGCGAGCTTGGCGAAGCGGCGCATCCTGCTCGGCGTTTCCGGCGGGGTTGCGGCGTACAAGGCGGCCTATCTGGTGCGCCGCCTCGGCGAGGCCGGTGCCGAGGTCCAGGTGGTCCTGACCGAGAACGCGGCGCGTTTCGTCACGGCGTTGACGTTCCAGGCCCTGTCGGGCCGGCCGGTGCGCACGAGTCTCTGGGACGAGGCTGCCGAAGCGGCGATGGGCCACATCGAGCTGGCGCGCTGGGCCGACCAGATCGTCGTCGCGCCGGCTTCCGCGGACCTGATCGCACGGCTCGCGCATGGCCATGCCGATGACCTGCTCACCACGCTGTGCCTGGCCAGCGCCGCGCCGATCGCGCTGGCGCCGGCGATGAACCAGCAGATGTGGGCGCAGCCCGTCACGCAGGCCAACCTGTCGCTGTTGCGCGGCCGCGGCATGCAGGTGATCGGGCCGGGCGTGGGAGACCAGGCCTGTGGCGACGTCGGCGCCGGACGCATGTCCGAGCCCGAGGACATCGTCGCCGCGCTCGCGCCGGGTGGGCGCGGCAGCCTGCTCGCCGGAAAGCGGGTGCTCGTCGATGCCGGGCCCACGCACGAGCCGATCGATCCGGTGCGCTTCATCGGCAACCGCAGCTCCGGGCGCATGGGCTTCGCGGTCGCGGCTGCGGCCGCGGCGCAGGGTGCCGAGGTCGTCCTGGTCGCCGGTCCGGTCGCACTGGCGACACCCGCCGGTGTTCGCCGCGTCGACGTGCGCAGCGCGGCCGAGATGCATACCGCGGTGCTCGCGGAAGCCGGCGCGGCGGACATCTTCATCGCGACCGCGGCGGTGGCCGACTACCGGCCCGAGACGGTCTCGCCGTCCAAGCTCAAGAAGACCGGCGGTGCGATCGAGCTGAAGCTGGTGCAGAACGCCGACATCCTGGCCGATGTCGCGGCGCTGCCCGGCCGGCCGTTCGTGGTCGGTTTCGCGGCGGAAACCGACAATGTCGAGGGGTATGCGCGCGGCAAGCTCGAGCGCAAGAACCTCGACATGATCGCGGCCAACCGCGTTGCCGACAACATCGGCTTCGAGTGCGCCGAGAACGCGCTGCTGCTGCTGTGGGACGGGGGCCGCGAGGAACTCGAGCGGGCGGACAAGCAGGTCCTGGCGGCACGCCTGATCGAGCGGATCGCCGAGCGTTACCGGCCGCGCGGCGGTTGA
- the radC gene encoding RadC family protein, with the protein MKIIELPDDERPREKLMARGAWFLSDAEVLAVLLGSGRSGRNAVETACVWLRNSGGLRELLEAPRGTHAIGTATWCRLHAAVELGRRCLNHHVDGTTDTPLTTPEMASRFFKSQLAGYPFEIFACLFLDNRHRIVSFEKMFSGTVAGASVHPREVVRRCVELNAAAVIFVHNHPSGQPEPSAADQAITARLRESLDLIEVRVLDHFIVGDGTPISMARRGML; encoded by the coding sequence ATGAAAATCATCGAACTGCCCGACGACGAGCGCCCGCGCGAGAAACTGATGGCGCGGGGCGCCTGGTTCCTGTCCGATGCCGAAGTGCTCGCCGTGCTGCTGGGCTCGGGCCGCTCGGGCAGGAACGCGGTGGAGACCGCCTGCGTCTGGCTGCGCAACAGCGGCGGCCTGCGCGAGCTGCTCGAGGCGCCGCGCGGGACCCATGCGATCGGCACGGCCACCTGGTGCCGCCTGCACGCCGCCGTGGAGCTGGGCCGCCGCTGCCTCAACCACCACGTGGACGGGACGACGGACACGCCGCTGACGACGCCGGAGATGGCCTCGCGCTTCTTCAAGTCGCAGCTGGCAGGCTATCCGTTCGAGATCTTCGCCTGCCTGTTCCTCGACAACCGCCACCGGATCGTCAGCTTCGAGAAGATGTTCAGCGGCACCGTCGCCGGTGCCAGCGTGCATCCGCGCGAGGTGGTCCGCCGCTGCGTCGAGCTCAATGCCGCCGCCGTGATCTTCGTCCACAACCACCCTTCCGGCCAGCCCGAGCCCAGCGCCGCGGACCAGGCGATCACGGCGCGCCTGCGCGAGTCGCTGGACCTGATCGAGGTCCGCGTGCTCGATCACTTCATCGTCGGCGACGGCACGCCGATCTCGATGGCGCGCCGCGGGATGCTCTAG
- the argS gene encoding arginine--tRNA ligase: MKQDLRDWILQALTALQAGGSLPAGDLPDFVVERTKNRGHGDFATNAALLLAKAAGAKPRDLAATIAAALPPREGVARVDIAGPGFINIVLDGAAYTAQLRTLLAQGTAYGRNDSGRGRRVQIEFVSANPTGPLHVGHGRGAAVGDSLARVLDANGWAVTREFYYNDAGAQITNLALSVQARCKGIEPDHPAWPADGYRGDYILDVARDYMAGATVHADGQDVSGTADGDDLEAIRRFAVAWLRREQDLDLRAFGVVFDVYFLESSLYRDGKVEATVRDLIAAGHTYEHEGALWLKTTDFGDDKDRVMRKGDGSYTYFVPDVAYHVDKWRRGFERVINEQGADHHSTITRVRAGLQALDAGIPKGWPEYVLHQMVTVMRGGEEVKLSKRAGSYVTVRDLIDEVGRDATRYFLIARKTDSQLVFDIDLARAQTNDNPVFYIQYAHARVCSVRRQLAERGIAWDRDNGLARLDRLVETHEQLLLVELSRYPEVVEAAATNLDPQLLAHYLREVATAFHAWYNSHHFIVEDADVRDARLGLAEGTRQVLFNGLDLLGLSAPETM; encoded by the coding sequence GTGAAACAAGACCTGCGTGACTGGATCCTTCAGGCGCTGACCGCCCTGCAGGCCGGGGGCTCGTTGCCCGCCGGCGACCTTCCCGACTTCGTCGTCGAGCGCACCAAGAACCGCGGCCACGGCGATTTCGCGACCAATGCGGCCCTGCTGCTGGCCAAGGCGGCCGGCGCCAAGCCGCGTGACCTGGCGGCGACGATCGCGGCGGCCCTGCCCCCCCGGGAAGGCGTGGCACGCGTGGACATCGCCGGCCCCGGCTTCATCAACATCGTCCTCGACGGCGCGGCCTATACGGCCCAGCTGCGCACCCTCCTGGCCCAGGGCACCGCCTACGGCCGCAACGACAGTGGCCGTGGACGCCGGGTGCAGATCGAGTTCGTGTCGGCCAACCCGACCGGACCGCTGCACGTCGGCCACGGGCGCGGCGCCGCCGTCGGCGACAGCCTGGCCCGCGTCCTCGACGCCAACGGCTGGGCGGTGACCCGCGAGTTCTACTACAACGACGCCGGCGCCCAGATCACCAACCTCGCGCTGTCGGTACAGGCGCGCTGCAAGGGCATCGAGCCGGACCATCCGGCCTGGCCGGCGGACGGCTATCGCGGCGACTACATCCTCGACGTGGCCCGCGACTACATGGCCGGCGCCACGGTCCACGCGGACGGGCAGGACGTGAGCGGTACCGCCGACGGCGACGACCTGGAAGCGATCCGGCGCTTCGCCGTCGCCTGGCTGCGGCGCGAGCAGGACCTGGACCTGCGCGCGTTCGGCGTGGTCTTCGACGTGTACTTCCTCGAATCCTCGCTCTATCGCGACGGCAAGGTCGAGGCGACGGTGCGCGACCTCATCGCCGCCGGCCACACCTACGAGCACGAAGGCGCGCTCTGGCTGAAGACCACCGACTTCGGCGACGACAAGGACCGCGTCATGCGCAAGGGCGACGGCAGCTACACCTACTTCGTTCCCGACGTGGCCTACCACGTCGACAAGTGGCGGCGCGGCTTCGAGCGCGTCATCAACGAGCAGGGTGCCGATCACCACTCGACGATCACGCGCGTGCGGGCGGGCCTGCAGGCGCTGGACGCCGGCATCCCGAAGGGCTGGCCCGAGTACGTGCTGCACCAGATGGTCACGGTCATGCGTGGCGGCGAGGAAGTGAAGCTGTCCAAGCGCGCCGGCAGCTACGTCACCGTGCGCGACCTCATCGACGAGGTCGGCCGCGACGCGACGCGCTACTTCCTGATCGCCCGCAAGACCGATTCGCAGCTGGTGTTCGACATCGACCTGGCGCGGGCGCAGACCAACGACAACCCGGTGTTCTACATCCAGTACGCGCACGCGCGGGTGTGCAGCGTGCGCCGGCAGCTGGCCGAGCGCGGCATCGCCTGGGACCGCGACAACGGCCTGGCCCGGCTCGACCGCCTGGTCGAGACCCACGAGCAGCTTCTGCTGGTCGAGCTTTCGCGCTACCCCGAAGTCGTCGAGGCGGCCGCGACCAACCTCGACCCGCAACTGCTCGCCCACTACCTGCGCGAGGTCGCCACGGCGTTCCACGCCTGGTACAACTCGCACCACTTCATCGTCGAGGACGCCGACGTGCGCGATGCGCGCCTCGGCCTGGCCGAAGGCACGCGCCAAGTGCTCTTTAACGGACTCGACCTGCTCGGCCTGTCGGCCCCGGAGACCATGTAA
- a CDS encoding SPOR domain-containing protein encodes MATRRKGKQATRGSSRSAWPVWVWVGLGMLLGIGLMLVVLGKDWAPLLRKQNLPQPNPEATAPRAGDAGIAEDGKGKPRKTYDFYQVLPEKEVVIPDAELTARARAEQQAKAAQAQQPSATAPAATATPGVRYMLQTGSYPDARAADEVKAKLALLGFVAQVQPVAINGKTWNRVRLGPYPSASELEDAKRALADNGINAIALKENAQ; translated from the coding sequence ATGGCAACACGCAGGAAGGGAAAACAGGCCACGCGCGGCTCGTCGCGGTCGGCCTGGCCGGTCTGGGTCTGGGTGGGTCTGGGCATGCTGCTCGGCATCGGCCTGATGCTGGTCGTGCTCGGCAAGGACTGGGCGCCGCTGCTGCGCAAGCAGAACCTGCCGCAGCCCAATCCCGAGGCCACCGCACCGCGGGCGGGCGATGCCGGCATCGCCGAGGACGGCAAGGGCAAGCCGCGCAAGACCTACGACTTCTACCAGGTGCTCCCGGAAAAGGAAGTCGTGATACCGGACGCGGAACTGACCGCCCGGGCCCGGGCCGAGCAGCAGGCCAAGGCCGCCCAGGCCCAGCAGCCCAGTGCCACCGCGCCGGCTGCGACCGCCACGCCGGGCGTGCGCTACATGCTGCAGACCGGTTCGTATCCGGACGCCCGTGCCGCCGACGAGGTCAAGGCCAAGCTGGCCCTGCTCGGCTTCGTCGCCCAGGTGCAGCCGGTCGCGATCAACGGCAAGACCTGGAACCGCGTGCGCCTGGGACCGTATCCGAGCGCGAGCGAGCTGGAAGACGCCAAGCGCGCCCTCGCCGACAACGGCATCAACGCGATCGCGCTGAAGGAAAACGCGCAGTAG
- a CDS encoding PQQ-dependent sugar dehydrogenase has translation MRNTIRLLAASLIVAAGGAAAQDIPGVTLTQIPGSYISPVAVRAPHDGSGRLFVVKQGGEIRVIKSGAMLPTPFLTVSVNFSGESGLLGLAFHPNFGKPALAHNDEFYVFYTRPNGDPRLGATPDQVVARYTVPTPDADVANPAGTIVLRIPDLAGNHNGGDIHFGPDGYLYISSGDSGAQGNPYQFAECLWKKPASSGSACGATGGTQYYLLGKILRIDVDTRGGAVGAEMCGSNGISPAEYSIPAGNPHAATSSTCDEIWAHGFRNPWRMSFDRATGDLVIGDVGQGTYEEITVEPAGVGGGDHGWSRCEGRHYYDASGSGTTCPGTTGTIAPVIEYAHGEGCAVSGGYVYRGPATAFHGTYFYGDSCSSRLWYATASGPTWDTGGIQMTSPASGNIYGFGEDEAGNLYIARSNSTIWRIDIELGDAIFADDFE, from the coding sequence ATGCGCAATACGATCCGACTTCTCGCGGCGTCGCTCATCGTGGCCGCGGGCGGCGCCGCGGCCCAGGACATCCCTGGCGTCACGCTGACCCAGATTCCCGGCTCCTACATCTCGCCGGTCGCGGTCCGCGCGCCGCACGACGGCAGTGGCCGCCTGTTCGTCGTCAAGCAGGGCGGCGAGATCCGGGTGATCAAGAGCGGCGCGATGCTGCCGACGCCGTTCCTGACCGTTTCGGTCAATTTCAGCGGCGAATCGGGCCTGCTGGGCCTGGCCTTCCATCCGAACTTCGGCAAGCCCGCGCTCGCGCACAACGACGAGTTCTACGTCTTCTACACGCGGCCCAACGGCGATCCGCGGCTGGGCGCGACACCGGACCAGGTAGTCGCGCGCTACACCGTGCCGACCCCCGATGCGGACGTCGCCAACCCGGCCGGGACGATCGTCCTGCGCATACCGGACCTGGCCGGCAATCACAACGGCGGCGACATCCATTTCGGCCCCGACGGCTATCTCTACATCTCATCCGGCGACAGCGGCGCGCAGGGCAATCCGTACCAGTTCGCCGAATGCCTGTGGAAGAAGCCGGCGAGCAGCGGCAGCGCCTGCGGCGCGACGGGTGGCACCCAGTACTACCTGCTCGGCAAGATCCTGCGCATCGACGTGGACACCCGCGGCGGCGCGGTCGGCGCCGAGATGTGCGGATCCAACGGCATCAGTCCGGCCGAATACTCGATCCCGGCGGGCAACCCGCATGCGGCCACCAGCAGTACCTGCGACGAGATCTGGGCGCACGGCTTCCGCAATCCCTGGCGCATGAGCTTCGATCGTGCAACCGGCGACCTGGTGATCGGCGACGTCGGCCAGGGCACCTACGAGGAAATCACCGTGGAGCCGGCCGGCGTCGGCGGTGGCGACCACGGCTGGAGCCGCTGCGAAGGGCGGCACTACTACGACGCGTCCGGGTCGGGCACGACCTGCCCGGGCACCACCGGCACGATCGCACCGGTGATCGAATATGCCCACGGCGAAGGCTGCGCGGTCAGTGGCGGCTATGTCTACCGCGGACCGGCGACGGCGTTCCACGGCACCTACTTCTACGGCGATTCGTGCTCGAGCCGGCTGTGGTACGCCACCGCGTCGGGCCCGACCTGGGACACCGGCGGCATCCAGATGACCAGCCCGGCCAGCGGCAACATCTACGGCTTCGGCGAGGACGAGGCCGGCAATCTCTACATCGCCCGCTCGAACAGCACGATATGGCGCATCGACATCGAACTCGGCGACGCGATCTTCGCCGACGACTTCGAGTAG
- a CDS encoding PQQ-dependent sugar dehydrogenase — MRMFSWVLLCSTALVPFSAVQAQTVPADLDLVQVTSQVSAPVAIRAPHDGSGRVFVVSQAGSIRIIKDGTLLPTPFLSVPVSYGGESGLLGLAFHPNFGRPGQPHNDEFYVAYNRASGEPRLGSSPDVAVARYTVSAGNPDVANASGTLVLRVPDIASNHNGGDIHFGPDGYLYIATGDGGVQNDTNGFATCLWKKSSDTNPATCGSGTPTYFLMGKILRIDVDTRGGTVSAEMCGSSGIGTAEYSIPTDNPHVGTTNTCDEIWLHGFRNPWRMSFDRQTGDLWIGDVGQGGREEIDLRVNGSTEPLFYGWRCMEGTAVFNSSNVCQPPIPSHVLPVMEYTHAGGRCAITGGFRYRGPIVPLRGMYIFADACTSEIFVGKPNGSGAWTYTVWRDDANGYGTYSGFGEDEAGNLYVAHTSGNRVYRFESKETSDDVIFATGFE; from the coding sequence ATGCGAATGTTTTCGTGGGTCCTGCTCTGTTCGACCGCGCTTGTACCGTTTTCCGCCGTCCAGGCACAGACGGTTCCCGCGGACCTGGACCTGGTCCAGGTCACCAGCCAGGTCAGCGCACCGGTCGCGATCCGCGCGCCGCACGACGGCAGCGGCCGGGTGTTCGTCGTCAGCCAGGCCGGCTCGATCCGCATCATCAAGGACGGCACGCTGCTGCCGACGCCGTTCCTGTCCGTGCCGGTGAGCTACGGCGGCGAGAGCGGCCTGCTGGGCCTGGCGTTCCATCCCAACTTCGGCCGGCCGGGCCAGCCGCACAACGACGAGTTCTACGTCGCCTACAACCGCGCGTCGGGTGAGCCGCGGCTGGGCTCGTCGCCGGACGTCGCCGTCGCCCGCTACACGGTATCGGCGGGCAATCCGGACGTCGCCAACGCATCCGGCACGCTCGTGCTGCGGGTCCCGGACATCGCCTCCAACCACAACGGCGGCGACATCCACTTCGGTCCCGACGGCTACCTGTACATCGCCACCGGTGACGGCGGCGTACAGAACGACACCAATGGCTTCGCCACCTGCCTGTGGAAGAAGAGCAGCGATACCAACCCCGCCACCTGCGGCAGCGGCACGCCGACCTACTTCCTGATGGGCAAGATCCTGCGCATCGACGTCGACACCCGCGGAGGTACCGTGAGTGCCGAGATGTGCGGCTCGAGCGGCATCGGCACGGCCGAGTACTCGATCCCCACCGACAATCCGCACGTGGGGACCACCAACACCTGCGACGAGATCTGGTTGCACGGCTTCCGCAATCCGTGGCGCATGAGCTTCGACCGCCAGACCGGCGACCTGTGGATCGGTGACGTCGGCCAGGGCGGCCGCGAGGAAATCGACCTGCGCGTGAACGGCTCGACCGAGCCGCTGTTCTACGGCTGGCGCTGCATGGAAGGGACCGCGGTCTTCAATTCGTCCAACGTCTGCCAGCCGCCGATCCCGAGCCACGTCCTGCCTGTCATGGAGTACACGCATGCCGGCGGCCGCTGCGCGATCACCGGCGGCTTCCGCTATCGCGGGCCGATCGTGCCGTTGCGCGGCATGTACATCTTCGCCGATGCGTGCACCAGCGAGATCTTCGTCGGCAAGCCCAATGGCAGCGGCGCGTGGACGTACACGGTCTGGCGCGACGACGCCAACGGCTACGGCACCTACTCGGGCTTCGGCGAGGACGAGGCCGGCAATCTCTACGTGGCACACACCTCCGGCAACCGCGTCTACCGCTTCGAGAGCAAGGAAACCTCGGACGACGTGATCTTCGCCACCGGCTTCGAGTGA